The genomic stretch CGTGAACAAAGGGTTTGACATCGCGTCCAGAGGTTTCGATGTCTGGAATGATGGTTTCAAATAGGGTTCGCCCTAAAATCTGATGTTCTTCATAGCCCAGGAGTTTCACCCCATAATCGTTGATGTATCGAATTCGTCCTTTCGTGTCATAGCGAACGATGACTGAATTGGCAGTTTGTAGCAGGTTGCGATAATTCGCTTCACTTTGTCTCAATGCGGCTTCGGTCTGTTGACGTTCAGCGATTTCCTGCTGTAAGGATTGAGTTCGCTCTTCTACCTTCCTTTCCAATGTTTCGGTATAATCTGCTAACTGTTCATATAACCGAGCATTCTCCAGTGAAATTGCTGCCTGAGCTATCAACAGTTTGAGGACTTGTAAGCGATCGCGGGTAAAGACTCCGGGACTAAGCTTGTTCTCCAAATAAAGGATGCCGACAAGCTGATTTTGCTTGAGAATTGGCATAGAGAGGAGCGATCGCGTCTGTTGGTGTTGAATATAAGGATCAGTCAAAAAAGATGGTTCGCTGACTGCATCATCAAACACCACAGTTTCTTGAGTACGTTCTACTGAGTAAATAACGGGGACAGAAATCGTTGCACAGTCAGTAACAGCGATCTGTTCCAGGTTGCACTGTCTACTCCCACTGCACTGAGCCACCACAGTGAGTTGATCGTCTTCCAGGAGCACTAGAGCGCCTGTTTCAGCTCCGGCACTTTCGATCACCACCTGCATTAACGTGGCGATCAATTGATCGAGATGGATTATTTCTGAAAGAGCTTGAGCTGCTTTCATTACCGCAGCCAAATCGATCGCCGCAGTCGGATGAAGGATCGTTTTAGCGGTCAAGATTGAGTTCGATTGCCGAATCAGGTTGGAACTGAGTAGTTGTGGATAGCGTTTTTCTAAATCTTTGACTTTAGCAGTTGCGCCCCAGCGATCGTAGCAATAGTGCGCCTCTTTCATGTAGGTTTGAGCAATCTTTTCCCGACCTCGCGCCAGATAATGTTTAGCCGCTAATTCATAAGCTAATGCTTCTTCCTGGATATACTCATTTTCAGCAGCACCTGCGATCGCTCGTTCATAAAACTCTTCAGCCTCAAGAAATTGCCCTAAGACTCGCGCTTTCTCTGCTTCGACTAAATAAAATTTATGTAAATAATTCATTGGGGCGTGTTCTGCCCATTTCTGCATTTTTTCTTGGTTGGTGTTAACGCAGTTTAGCCAAGCTACTTTTTTAGAGTTTGAAGCATCAGGTGATAGGCTCAAAAGCGCTAGAGAATGATAGAAACAGAATATAGGTAGACTTATTATTGCTGACACCTCTTCAAAATGTTGCCTTGCCAAAATAGCAGTCTGTTCAGCTTGATGATATTCTTCAAATAGATAACACAACATGACTTTGTGTAAATAGAGTATTTGAATTACAGTTCTATCTTTAACTGCAATAGCGTGTGATAACGCCTCCTCTTCATTACACACCCGACCAACTAAGCGACTGGGATTCTCAGACCTATCTAACAAATTAAGAATGGTCTGCCACACTATTGCAAGCCAATTCGAGGGGCTTTTCCGTCTAATTTGATTGATCGCTTTGCTATAGGTTGCTGTTTTTTGTTCCAGTTGGGTGAGTTCCTCTCCAGCAGAAAACGAGTTATAGCATACGTTATAGGCAGCATAACCAGCACATTCAAAGTCTCCAGTTTCCACTCCACTTTGATAGGCATCAGCCAGCATGGGTATTATGTTCCTGAGATGCACCTTCCATTGCATGATATGAGTACCCGAAAATCTTAGGGTTCTAGCCTTGCCTCTTTTGTTATTCAATCGTTCTGCCGAGGTAAGAGCCAATTGACCAAATTTATAGCCGAGTTCAATGTCTTGAACAACTCCACATAGAACAAATCCGTAGGCAGCATAATACATCGGTGACCAGATAGCGTTACCGTAGTTGATTGATAAATTTACCGTTTTGCATATAATCAGTATCCACAGTGCTGGTAACGTTATAAATGCAGCAGACCCGATATTCGATAGGATTCTTATAGCTGCCAGTGGTTCTGGTGCAGCAATCTCTGGTAAATTACTCAAGTCTTCGATTTCTCGTTCAGCGAGTAATGCAGCCGTTGACTCCAATTCCCTTTGAACATCTAACTGACTTGGATTTTCTATTAAATCTATTCCCAAGAGCTTTAACGCTTTCAATCCAGTTTTGAGTGTTTCTTTCAGGTTACCCTGCGACAAATAACCTTGAATTCTGCTATCGTAAACCTGCACTTTGTCAACCGCTGTTTTGGCACGATCAAGTACCACTTCTACCAACTGTTCCATCTCATCAAAGCAACCCCGGAGATACGCCGCTTCTGCTGTTTCTGAGTACAGCGCTAAGGTGAGATCATACTCACTCTGCCAACTCTCTGAATTGAGGAGTTGAAGCCCTGTCGTGAAATACTTAAAAGCTGCTTCATAAGCCGTTGCTGCCTTTGCTTTCTGACCTGCCGTTAAATTCAATCTGGCAATTTCAGTTCGTTCTGATCGAGCAGTGACTAGCTCAAGTCCTTGATTAAGATGATCGATGATTTCAAACAACCGATCGGATCGTTGCTCTGGTGAAGTTTTTTCGAGCAAATTGCGACCGATTTGAAGATGAACAACCTGTTTCTGCGATTCATCAATCAAAGCATAAGCCGCTTGCTGCACGCGATCGTGCGAAAACTTATACTCCTGAACCAACAAATTTTCGTCCAATTCAGACAAAGGTTGAATTAATCCCGCTTGTATGGCTGCTAGTAGATCCTGAAAAATTGCTTTCGGTGATTTTTCACAAACGGTTCCTTCGGAGTTGCGCTCTGCGCTAAGCGCCAACGTTTCTAAATCAAACTCAGACCCAATACAAGCAGCGATGGAGAGAACTTGCTGTGTTGCTTCCGGTAATTTTTGCAACTGACACAGCAGCAACTCCACCACATTAGCAGTGATATCTTGAGCTTCAATCTCTGCCAGGTTCCACTGCCAACTCAGCTGTTGAGCATCAAAGGTTAACAGGTTTTCGCTATGCAGCAGCTTCAAAAATTCACCCACAAAGAAAGGGTTGCCCTCGGTTTTACACAACACGACTTGGGCTAAGGAACGAACGGTATCAGGATTGTGATGTAATGTCTCAGCTAACAGTTGAGTCAACGGTTCCAGCGTTAAGGGAGT from Leptolyngbya ohadii IS1 encodes the following:
- a CDS encoding PAS domain S-box protein — translated: MAKNAEDRYQSAWGIKADLERCVQQLAEMGQINNLSLGLQDVSEQFRIPQKLYGREAEIAALWVAFDRVAGSQAVREMMLVSGYAGVGKTALVQELFKPIIAKHGYFIWGKFDQFRRNIPYSAIVDALQKLVQQLLGEPDEQVEVWRSRLLTALGSNGQIIIDVIPEVELIIGKQSPVPEVGATEAQNRFNLTFQRFMRAFCAKEHPLVIFLDDLQWIDSATLKLIELILLDEQTQSLFLIGAYRDHEVSPTHSLILMLENLRNQGAILQEIALTPLTLEPLTQLLAETLHHNPDTVRSLAQVVLCKTEGNPFFVGEFLKLLHSENLLTFDAQQLSWQWNLAEIEAQDITANVVELLLCQLQKLPEATQQVLSIAACIGSEFDLETLALSAERNSEGTVCEKSPKAIFQDLLAAIQAGLIQPLSELDENLLVQEYKFSHDRVQQAAYALIDESQKQVVHLQIGRNLLEKTSPEQRSDRLFEIIDHLNQGLELVTARSERTEIARLNLTAGQKAKAATAYEAAFKYFTTGLQLLNSESWQSEYDLTLALYSETAEAAYLRGCFDEMEQLVEVVLDRAKTAVDKVQVYDSRIQGYLSQGNLKETLKTGLKALKLLGIDLIENPSQLDVQRELESTAALLAEREIEDLSNLPEIAAPEPLAAIRILSNIGSAAFITLPALWILIICKTVNLSINYGNAIWSPMYYAAYGFVLCGVVQDIELGYKFGQLALTSAERLNNKRGKARTLRFSGTHIMQWKVHLRNIIPMLADAYQSGVETGDFECAGYAAYNVCYNSFSAGEELTQLEQKTATYSKAINQIRRKSPSNWLAIVWQTILNLLDRSENPSRLVGRVCNEEEALSHAIAVKDRTVIQILYLHKVMLCYLFEEYHQAEQTAILARQHFEEVSAIISLPIFCFYHSLALLSLSPDASNSKKVAWLNCVNTNQEKMQKWAEHAPMNYLHKFYLVEAEKARVLGQFLEAEEFYERAIAGAAENEYIQEEALAYELAAKHYLARGREKIAQTYMKEAHYCYDRWGATAKVKDLEKRYPQLLSSNLIRQSNSILTAKTILHPTAAIDLAAVMKAAQALSEIIHLDQLIATLMQVVIESAGAETGALVLLEDDQLTVVAQCSGSRQCNLEQIAVTDCATISVPVIYSVERTQETVVFDDAVSEPSFLTDPYIQHQQTRSLLSMPILKQNQLVGILYLENKLSPGVFTRDRLQVLKLLIAQAAISLENARLYEQLADYTETLERKVEERTQSLQQEIAERQQTEAALRQSEANYRNLLQTANSVIVRYDTKGRIRYINDYGVKLLGYEEHQILGRTLFETIIPDIETSGRDVKPFVHDLLRNPQLYPQGEGENLCRDGRRVWMVWSNQAIFNDQGEVVEILSVGNDTTQRRQAEEALQRSEAKFRNIFENSQVGIYRTRTCDGLILEANQRFANLFGFDSPEEVIGLKHTTDCYVNPSDRQQAIELLKRDGELQNFEVQLQKRDGTLFWGLCSTRLNAADECIEGVIADISDRKQAEAALQASESKLRTLIEAIPDPLFVLSAEGRLLEIMVLEPNLLWRPFEEMIGKTMHQIEKEQADEFLGYIQQVLRTQQTRTVEYSVFLNGREAWFSARIAPIDHDQVIWLARDITAQKQAEAASILEERNRMAREIHDTLAQSFTGILAQVGAAKQVLTDDVEATGAHLDLIKELARTGLTEARRSVVALRPQLLEEGNLQSALHRLVAQTRAAAMDTTLHYEIEGAVYALPTEIESNILRMGQEALTNAIKHANADEIRVELIYDRDQVCLRVRDNGQGFGVGNIPASEGFGLLGMSERAERIGAQLTIGSQPGQGTEIIVTVNRE